The genomic interval AGAGAAGGGTCCAGCATGTCACTGCCAGCAGTcagagggcagaggccagggcctGGGCAGATGTGGGGCAGAGTGGCAGGATTGTGGCCAGGCCCCTCCTGATACATCTCACCACCCAGCAGAGACCTGGGAAAGACAGCAAACACCGTCCCTTGGAGGGCAAAGGCTGCCTCAGGCCAGGGAATAGAGGCCTAGGAGGAGACTTCAGCCCCAATGGAGAATCCAGGTTCCCAACACAACTCAGACACTCTTGGCTATAAGGCCACCATATCCCTAATCACATTGCTTTCACTATTCTACCTGCAGCTGCAAGGGTTTTGGAACACTTTAAAAATCCTATTACTGGAAACCTAAGACACATTagcaatttctttaaaaggaCCGTCAATGAAGCATTGTTCCACCTACTGCGTGCAGGAAATGATCAGGAAGATCCTAGTCTTGGAGCAAATAACAATGGCTGGCCAATCAAAGGGCTGTTAGGCAGCAACTGCTAATAATTTAAAGACTCAATccctcgggcagcccgggtggcgcagcggtttagcgccgccttcagcccagggcctgaacctggagacctgggatcaagtcccatgtcgggctctctgcatggagcctgcttctccctctgcctgtgtctctgcctctctctctgtgtctgtgtctctcatgagtaaataaaatctttaaaagaaaaaaaagagaaagtacttGGACAGGGCCTTGTGCATTGTAGGAACTCAAGAAATGTTAGCAGTTAATGACTCTGTGAAATAGAAACCATACaaaataccagaaataaaaagaaacagcagCTATGGTTTGCCTTTAGGAAGTAAGCCTGCAAGTTTTTCTTCCCAACTGTTTTTGTCATTCTCCAGTATATCCATGACATCAGGCTGCGAGCCAGGCTCTGGGGCACAGGTGTCGGGTTCCCACTACAGATTCACAGATGTCTCTACTCTCGGCAATCACTAACCTGGTCCCACTGTCAGTCCCAACAATCACACACCTGCTCCAGGGCTGGCCAGCCATCCAGGATGAGGAAACTAAATAGAGTGATGGTCACATGGGCTGTTGGGGGCAGCAGTACCTGGGAGGCAATGGCTTCATTATAGTCTCATCTCCAGAAAAGTCTGGGGCCAGGGCCAGAGACTCCCAAGGCCCCTGAGTGGTCTCCCTGAACGGTACAGGCTCATCTTCCTCTGTTCCTGTGGGAAGTCAATCAGACAGGAGAGGAGGCTTGGTGATGCTGAGTCCAGCCTCCTCCTAGGTGCAGCCCCGCTGGCTAGAAAGGGTGTAGTGATGCCCTTCTGAATCATTACAATACTCTTTGTCccttaaatgtcttttttctgaAATCAAACCATAATTAAAGTCCAGGAACCCCCATGTCGCAGTGGCTGGCTCTTCCCAGGTCTGCTCAGGAATTCCAGGCTCTGGGCACACAGAAACTTCTAAATGTAGAGCAGGGTCTTCCTAAGCCCAGCATGACCCCCAGCTTCAGTGACCCTGCTCACCTCGAGGTGACCTCCTGGAGTGCAGAAAGCAGTGGAGGGGCTCCCCCAACCCCAGACACAGTGACTGTGACCCCCAGCTTCAGTGACCTCCTGGACGTGCAGAGCGCAGTGGAGGGACTGTCCCCGGAAACAGTGGCCCCCAGAGGCCGCGAATCAGGAGCCACTCACCTGGCCACCGAGGCCCGTCCACGCAGCCAGGGCCCAGGTGGGGCTGTCCTGCGGGCCGGGGCAGGTCCGAACCCCTGCCCTTCGCCTTGGGGTCCTCTGCTGCGTCCACTGGCGCTGGCTCCAGGCGCTGGACAAGAGCCCTCTGGCGCCGCCGATAATTGGCGAACCAGTTGTACACTTGCTCTACCGTCAGGCTCGTCTCCAAGGCCAGGTGCTCCTGCCCCAAAACACCACAGCCTGTAGCCCCCTCCCATTCCCGGAGTGGCAGGGTTGCTGGCCCAGAGCCGTGGAGGGGGCGGTGGGAGGACACTGCCGGGCCGCAGACAGCGACTGGAGAGGTGGGGCGGTGACGGTGGTGCGAGGGCCCTGCCGATTGGACAGGGACCATGGTGGGTGTGGCAGGCACAGAAGCGCCCTCTTGATTGGACAAGCGACCACTGGGGAAAGCCTTGCTGATTGGGTGACGAAGACATGTGGGTGGAGCTAACGGAGGAAGGTCCCGCTGATTGGACAGAGCAGAGATGTAGGTGAGAGAACAGGCCCTGATTTAGGAGCAGCAGAACACTAACTGGCCAAACTCGCTCCATCTCTCCGGTCTGCAGGGGCTGCCTTGAGGCTGCCACTTCCCTGGCCTCAGCAAGCACTGAGCCCTGCAAATACCTGCCTCCCTCTCGCTGGAAGCCCCATGATGGCAGTCCCCCCAACCCTGGTACCCAATGCCTGCAGGGTGCACAGGATGACCCCACGTGAGGAAAGGAAACCCTCCACGTGCGCAGGCAGGATGTTCGGGGGCTCCTGTCCCCGGGAAGGTCAGAGGGGCAAAGGGGCCACTGGGGGCCATGAAGGAGCAGAGCGATGGGGTGGGGGTCACCTTAggtcgggggggcgggggaaggcgGCCAAGGGCAGGGGAGCCTGGCCTCCATCACCTCGGCTCTTACCCTCTCCACCTTGCTGGGATTGGGGCTCACGCCAGAGGCAAAGTCGTGCAGCTTCTGGCGAACCTCTCTGGGGAAGTTCCGGCTCTTGAGGCcaccagggcagagggagggaggtggtggaTTCCTGGACAAGGACAGTGAAGAGGTGGTTACCACCCGTTGGCGAACCTCTCTGGGGAAGTTCCAGCTCTTGAGGCcaccagggcagagggagggaggtggtggaTTCCTGGACAAGGACAGTGAGGAGGTGGTTACCACCCCTCTGCTCCCAGATGCATtggctgctgctcctcctgtccAAGTCCCAGGCCCATCCTCCGGAGGAGCACCAGCATCAGACCCCTGCGCTGTGCTGCACACCCTCATGGGCATCACCAGGGCTTCCAGGACCTCTCTCTGATCCAGAAGGAATCCATCTGTTCTTCAGTAACTAGGCCCCATGGGGCTGGAATCCCATCACTTGGACTGCCAGGAGCCCAGAGTGAGATCGATAGCTGTTCCTGGTCAGTGGTGAACACCCAAGATCAAGGATAAAGGCTCTACAGTCTCAGTGTCCAGCCTGGAATCTGGCTTTCCATCTCTCCTTTgcataaccttgggcaagtcctgacctttctgtgctttggtttccttatcCATAAGTGGtgatgaagaaataataataattactagtTGTAACGTTTACTTCATGCTGATAATGGTCATGCTGGTAATTACTATTAACATGGACCTAGCACCTCTCATATGCCAGGCAATCTTCTCAGCACCATGTATATCTCATCTGATGATATCTCATCACTCTCATCTCTACGTCCCTTTAAAAGAGCCTGCAGCCCTTAAGGGTGGTGCTGTAGACCCAGGCCCATGGCACCTGCAGAGCCTATCTGTGGTAACCAGATGACTGAAGGCACATGTGCTGGGTATCTCTCACGGGAGAAGACAAGAGATCGAGAGTAAGGTCAGGATGTCCCTGCAGAGCCCTCACTGAAAGTGCCCCTGCTGCAACCAGAATGTCTGCCTGGGTCCTGGGAACAGCTCCATCTCCTTGCTATGCAGGCAAATATAGGAATGCACACCCACAGCCAGCTGAGCAAGTGGAGAGTATGGCTCAGTGTTGGGCACACTGGCTGATGCACAGAGCCTGTTACCCTGCTTCTTCTGACTTTTCCTGCATTTATTTCCCTGTCTCACCTCAGCCCCTGTGTGGCTTTAGATGGCACACCCATTAGGAGTCCTAAAGGAATGAGCACAATAAAGGCTTATTGTACCTCTTTCTGCAGCGGAACTTCTGCACTGGGGTCAGTGCCACCACGCCCAGCCGCTTCATGACCAGGCGATAGTGAATGTCGTTCCAGAGTTGTACCAGTTCCTGGCTGCCTCCAGGCACCTGGCAACCCTGCCAAAAAAAAGCCTGCTGAATCCTGGCTGCCCTTTCCCACCCTAGAGCACGCCAACTGACCCGACCTGATCTGTGGGAGCACTGCTTGTTGATGTGCCAGGGAACGAGGGTATGAGCTACACAGCCAGCACTCCAGTCACCACCAGGCTCAGTGACATGTCTCTGGAggcccagccagccagccacccggTCCTGTCAGCCCTCAGTCCTCCCACAGAGCACATGTGGTGAACACCACACTCAATCACTCCTTACAAGTGAGGAGCAGGGGGCAAAGGGGAGCAAATGACTGGCCTGGGGCCAGACAACACACATGAGGCAGAGCTACAGTTAGAACCATAGGGTCAGATTTCTGATCTTCCATGAGAGAATTTTCTCTCCCACCCAGCCAGGCTGGCCCCTCGGATATTCCATAAGCGTATCCTGAGTCAAGTGGGATAAAGTGATCCTGGTTTGTGCCCCATGACAGCTCCCCAATCCAGTGTGACTTGTTCACATAACCAGACCCTGGGCATGGCCAAGGATGTCTGGTGTTGGCCTCCCTGCTGACACAGCCCCTATGGCCAGTGTGTGGTTCTCACATTTAATGCTCAATGTTCTCAGGATCATCTTGGCAAGAAGTGCTGGTAATTATTTAACTTTCTCTCCACAGTATCAGAAAAAGCCCATTTTGCTATGCTGTGACTCTCAGTCTCCTGCCGGGATCCAGCCACCAGCCTTGGGCACATCAATGCGAGTCAGGTCACATCAGTGCCAAATGACTTGTGCATCCAAAAGCCACCAGATGAGTGACAAAGACACTTTTTGGTTTGCATTCTGAATTGCAGACCTGCAGCTAAGAGGTCCTGGGTCTGTCTGACTGCTTCACTAACAGAGATCTCAGCTCTCCAAACCAGGACCACCACCCAATATGGATCTCTTAAACGGAGAGTTTTGCCTCAGATTATTGAGGTATTTAGAACTTAGTAGAGTGTGGACCATCCTGGTTTGGTTTACAGAATGTCCCCCAAGTTCTCGCTGACTTGTGGGCATTTTTTCTGTGTTTGGGATGATGGTGGATGTTGTACCTCTCCGCACCCCCCCTCACAGACCAGCCTACCTCCAGTACCCGGCAGGCAGCCTGATGCTGCTCCTGCTGGGCCAGCACTCGGGCACACACGAGGGCCACGTCCGCATTGTCCAGAAGGTGCAGGCGGAGTTGACTATCCAACACAGCCGTGACCAAGGGCTGTACCTGGGCAGGGTCATCCTGGAGGTCCCGACACAGCCTGCCTGCAAGAGTCACCAACTCCGCCAGTGGTGGCTCAGCATCCCCTCTGTCCCTCAGCAGCCTCAGGAAGCTCTGCATCCCAAGTCCCTCTGTAAACAAGACAAAAGTCTCGACAATGGCCAGCGCCACCGACAGGCTGACTCCAAGGCCTCTCTGGCCTGGGCATTTGTAACACGGTGGTGACTGCCCACTGAGAAAGGGCAGAGGAGCATCCAATGCCTGCcagaatttctcttcttttagtCGTTGTGTACTGTGTTACTGCAGTGGCTCATCTCATTCCTAAGAACTTTCCATCTGTACCCCATCCACAGGCCCCCCACCCTGGTCCTCTCTTTCTCCTGTTTCCCCTGCCATCTAACACACACTAGTTGACTATGTTTGGTTTCACTCCTTCTCTGGGCTCAGTCAGGGTGGGGACCCTGTGTCTTGACATCACTAGATTTCCCCAGTATCTGCCACATGGAGGCAAAGGCATCTCAAAGCAGTAGGAAGCACCCTGAGGCAGGGCCTGGCAGACACTGCTTACATGCCTACAGAGAGGAGCCTTGGGACCTGCCAGAGCAGGACTAGCACCATCTACTTTTAACCattatgattttgaaaaaaaaaaaaaggccaaagatACTTGAAAAACACAAAGTTTTAAAGGTTGTCCTAATCCCACAcgttaaaaacaaacacacacacacaaagtagtGAACATTTGCTGGGCCTGCCAATGCCTGGTGCGTCTACTCTGCCCTGTGGCCAACCATACACACGTGGGCTACTGCAAGGTGGATCTAAAGGCTTTGTGAaggtttctttttcataaaaatctACCTGTGTATCCACACAACTAGTACTACAAATCTATTCCCTAGCCCATATGAATGGTTCTACAGAGTATCCCATGACCACAGGGGCCATCTGGGCCTGTGCACCTGCCCACCCCCAGACACTGGGCAGCACGTTCACAGTGTCTTCCACAGATTAGGCTCCCACCAGCGAAGTTCAAGGGCAGGCCTACAGGGGCGTGCTGGGGGTAAGAATCTGCAAGCCCGGCCTGCAGAAGCCTGGCCTGTGTGCGCACTCCCTGCTGCAGGGTCTGGCCTCAGGTTCTAGTTCTTTCCACCATGCACAACCCCTCACCCTCAGGTCCTCCTCTGCACGTGGGGCCACTCATCCCAGGCGGCGTGCTCCTCCCTGGCGGCCCACATTCCTCCCCACCGATCCTGGGTtcagagggggcaggggggagggcacCTCTCAGGCCCCGAATTCTTACAGCGGAAAACTACCCCCCAAACCCTGCCCCGCTCTGGCTCTGGGAAGAGGGAGCCGGCAAGAGGCTGCGGGCCAGCTTCACGCGGACCGGACCTTGAAGTCCAAGAACAACGTGGCCTCCTGAGGGGGGGACCAGCCCCGGGCAGGGATGGAGGGGGCTGCAACAGGCACCTGCTCGGGCACCCCCAGCTCCGGG from Canis aureus isolate CA01 chromosome 27, VMU_Caureus_v.1.0, whole genome shotgun sequence carries:
- the ANHX gene encoding anomalous homeobox protein isoform X1; protein product: MQSFLRLLRDRGDAEPPLAELVTLAGRLCRDLQDDPAQVQPLVTAVLDSQLRLHLLDNADVALVCARVLAQQEQHQAACRVLEGCQVPGGSQELVQLWNDIHYRLVMKRLGVVALTPVQKFRCRKRNPPPPSLCPGGLKSRNFPREVRQKLHDFASGVSPNPSKVEREHLALETSLTVEQVYNWFANYRRRQRALVQRLEPAPVDAAEDPKAKGRGSDLPRPAGQPHLGPGCVDGPRWPGTEEDEPVPFRETTQGPWESLALAPDFSGDETIMKPLPPRSLLGGEMYQEGPGHNPATLPHICPGPGLCPLTAGSDMLDPSLVAPESWLMSLALASSKEVSFQTGQLVHGHGLDCMMHPADAAVGVSITALGEPNSTGFTDSPVSNPQSMYLEEGAGTSGGQIEQRAGSFLLTQTPAQPPEFILTQSLLELAPGPSFSSRISTVDLGQPLPSSQVQWPDGQASSDAFWGARMLLELSGGSLG
- the ANHX gene encoding anomalous homeobox protein isoform X2, producing the protein MQSFLRLLRDRGDAEPPLAELVTLAGRLCRDLQDDPAQVQPLVTAVLDSQLRLHLLDNADVALVCARVLAQQEQHQAACRVLEGCQVPGGSQELVQLWNDIHYRLVMKRLGVVALTPVQKFRCRKRNPPPPSLCPGGLKSRNFPREVRQKLHDFASGVSPNPSKVEREHLALETSLTVEQVYNWFANYRRRQRALVQRLEPAPVDAAEDPKAKGRGSDLPRPAGQPHLGPGCVDGPRWPGFTDSPVSNPQSMYLEEGAGTSGGQIEQRAGSFLLTQTPAQPPEFILTQSLLELAPGPSFSSRISTVDLGQPLPSSQVQWPDGQASSDAFWGARMLLELSGGSLG